A segment of the Prochlorococcus marinus str. MIT 9215 genome:
TCTTTAATATTTTCGATATTAAAACTAACAATCCCATTTAAATATTTTTTTTCTAAAACTAATTCAACACCCCTTGATTGATTTAATTCATCCCAAAGTTTTCCACTTAATTTTTTGATATTTTTGTTTTTTTCTTTTTCATGGCAGTCTTTATCCAAAAGATCTAAAGAATTCCGAAGCCCAGCAAGTAAAGGAATACAAGAGGTAGCTATTTCAAATTTCCTTGCATCATCATGAAAAAGATTATCTGAAGGCTCATAAATACCTTGTTCTTTTTTTAATGATTTCCAACCAATTATTGTTGGATCTGTTTCATCAATAAATCTATCTGAGACATAAATGGCTCCAAGTCCTTCTGGTCCACATGCCCATTTATGAGAAGTTATTGAATATAAATCGGAATAAAAAACTTCTTTTTCAATATTTATGTGACCAAAGGTTTGAGCACCATCAACAAGTAAATAAGAATCTTCTCGATTATTTTTTAATTCGATAGAAATTTTTTTTAAAGGGATTTTATATCCAAAGTTCCATAAGATATGAGAAATAATTAGGATCTTAGTCTTACTATTTAGATTTTTCAAAATCTCTAAAATTATATTTTCGTCATTTAGATTTTTAATTTTTTGGATTGGCAAAATTTTGAATATTAATTTATTTCTCCTGCAAAATTCACGACTTGCAGCCACTACTCCAGGATGTTCACAGTCACTTATTAACAACTCTTCTCCCTCTTTAACTTTTATTCCCCAAAAGGGCAAAATCATACCAGAAGAGATGTTTTCGGTAAGAGCTATATTCTTTGAATTGACACCTAATTTTTGTGCAATGATTCTTTTTGTGGTCAATATTTCTTTATAAATAAAAGGCCACATATCATTAGTAAATGGTCCTAAATCTTGGATAATTTCCCAAGTTTTAACTATTGCTTCTAGAGAAGATTTTGGTAATGGTCCTTGACCACCATAGTTAAAATAATACTTATTTTTTAATGCGGGTATTTGATCTCTTAGATTATTTCTCATGGAAATTTATATTTTAAACTCTTGAATTTTTTAAATATTGCCCACTAAAGTTACTGTTCTAAATTCAATATCCTCAATTACTTTCCAAGGTTCAGCACTTCTTTCTGCAAATTCTAAATTTTTAAATCCTAGTTCTTTAAAATCACTTATAAAGTCTGGTTCATACCATGCTCCACTAATACATCCTGTCCATAGATCATGATCATTTTGCAATCTTAAAGGTACTTTTTTGTTAGAGACAATATCGCTAATTGCAATTCTTCCATTATCGTTTAAAACTCTTTTTATATTTCTTAGAAGGTTATTTCTAGATTCTGGACTTACCAAGTTTAAAACGCAATTACTTAAAATAATATCGACTGATTTGTCGGCGATTAATGGATTTAAATCTTCATCTAATTCATCAAGTTTTTCAATTGATCCTTCAAGAAATTCTGTATTGTTAAAACCTATATTTTTTGTAACTTCTTTAGAGGCTGATCTTGATAAACAAAGCATGTCAGGATTCTGATCAACTCCAATAACTTTCCCTTCTTTTCCAACAATTTGTGCACAAATAAAAGCATTTTTGCCGCTACCACTTCCAAGGTCTAAGACTATATCATTTTTTTGAACATATTTTGTTGGATCACCACATCCATAGTCTCTTTCTATAACCTCTTGAGGAATTGCTTCAAGTAAAACGGGATTAAAACCAACTGGTGTACAAAGACAACTTTCTTTTTCAAGTGCGGCTGAACCATATCTTTCTTGAATCGCATCTTTATGATCGAATTGATTAGATGCTTTATTCGATGTGTTTGTATTACAGCAACTTTCAGACATATTTTTTAAAGGACTCTTGATAAATATAGCCAAAAAAAAAGCCCCTGAAAAAGGGGCTTTTTTTTTGTTTAATTAAATTATTTAGTGTAATTAACACCTCTGTAATTTAATTCTGCTTTTTCATTACTTGAAGAAGCGTCATCCATTCTGTTGGTGTATACGTTTCTTCTGTAGGTAAGTTCAACAAGTTGCTTTTTAGCAGCTTCTTTTTTTTGAACGTAGTTTTTACCTCTGTAAGTTAAAGTAGTCATGTTTCGATTTGACAACACGGCCATCCCCCGTTCCATGGTATGACTCGAACTGCGCCCTCCAATGAGGGTGAACGAAAAAGTAGCGATTGCTACAGAATTATTATAAGCGTATTTTTAACTGCATGTCTAGCTTTTACAAATAGAAACGAAGATTTAATGTTTTTTTAATTATTATCTTAGGTAAATTTTTTTATAAATAGTCTCTAAAAAGGATTATGTTTATATTTGGTTTAATCTTCATGTAACTATTTATTTATGACAGGTTTTTTATATTTCTTGGGAAATACTTTAAGGTGGCCAGTGTTAAAGCCAAAAGAATTTTTTTCACTACATGCTTATTTTTCAATTATTTATTTGATAACTTTTACTTTGAGTAAATATGATGTAAGCCAATCAAATTTAGTTTTTACTTTAGGAATTCTTGCACCTCTTTTAATCGCTATTGGTCAAGGACTTCCAATTGATTGCCTTGATATGGAATCATCTTTGTTGAAGGAATTAAAAACTAAATAATATATTTCAGTTAAAAAATTTTTATAAAACCTGAACAACTTCGCTTATTTCAGGAATCATTTCTTTTAACTTTCTTTCAATACCCATTTTGAGTGTCATAGTGCTACTTGGGCAACTACCACATGCTCCTTGAAGTCTGACTTTGACAATTGGACCATCTATTTCTGCAATCTCTACATTACCTCCATCAGAAATTAAAAAAGGTCTTAGCTCGTCAAGGACTTTTTCTACATTTTCGTTTGTCAGCGAGAGTGTTTCAGTACTCATAATTTTGGATTAACTTTATAATAAGCCTAGAAAGAAATCTGATTAATTGCAAAAAAGATAATTTTCTGTTGTGACTTCATCCAAAAATCCCACTAATGACAATAGCTACTTTGATGCAGTCTTAGTAGGAGGAGGGATAATGAGTAGTACTTTAGCCCTCCTAATTTCAGAAGTTTTACCAGATATAAAATTTCTTATTATAGAAAAATTAAATGCTCCAGGAAGTGAAAGTACTGGCGCTTTTAATAATGCAGGTACAGGACATGCGGCTAATTGCGAATTAAACTATACCCCTTTAGATGAAAAAGGAAATCTAAAAATAGATAAAGCGCTCTCAATAAATCGTTCTTTTGAAACATCCATGTCTTTATGGGCCTCATTGTATGAAGCAGGGAAAATTGATATTAAGAAGTTTCTAAAATTTATTCCTCATATTAGCTTTGTGTCTGGTCAGGATAATATTTCTTTTTTAAAAAAAAGATTTCAGAAAATGACCGAAAATCCTGAATTTATCGATATGGAATTTTCTACATCTTTTGATGAAATTTCATCATGGGCTCCTCTAATAACAAAAGATAGAAATCCATCTACTCAAATTGCTGCTACCAGAATAGGCAGAGGAACTGATATTAATTTTGAGGCTTTAACTAAAGAGTATTTGTCATTAGTTTCCTTAAACAAAAATGTTGAAATTAGATACAAAACAGAATTAATTGATTTAATGAAAATTGATAAAAAACAATGGGAACTAGAAATTAGTTCTGAAGGTAGAAAAACTTCAATTAGAACTGGCTATGTTTTTCTTGGTGCTGGTGGAAAAACAATTAATTATTTGCAAAAATCAAAAATTCCAGAAGCAAAAAGTTATGGTGGATTTCCTGTTAGTGGGAAATGGCTTATTTGCGAGAAAAAAGATCTAACAGAAAAACATAACTCAAAAGTTTATGGTAAAGCTGATATTGGATCCCCACCAATGTCTGTGCCTCATCTAGACACCAGATGGATTGATAATAAAAAACTTCTTTTATATGGACCTTTTGCTGGATTTACAACGAAATTTTTAAAACAAAGTTCATACTTTGACTTATTTAGTTCAATTAAAAAGAATAATATATTTTCTATGTTAGACGTTGGTTTCAAGAACAATGATTTAATTAATTACCTAATATCACAATCATTAAAGAGCCATAACTCAAGAGTTGAGAATTTAAAGAATATGATGCCATCAGCTAATCCTTCTGATTGGTATTTAAAGAATGCTGGTCAAAGAGTCCAAATAATTAAAAAAACTGAAGGCGGTGGCTCTTTGAAATTTGGAACTGAGATT
Coding sequences within it:
- a CDS encoding aminotransferase class V-fold PLP-dependent enzyme, producing MRNNLRDQIPALKNKYYFNYGGQGPLPKSSLEAIVKTWEIIQDLGPFTNDMWPFIYKEILTTKRIIAQKLGVNSKNIALTENISSGMILPFWGIKVKEGEELLISDCEHPGVVAASREFCRRNKLIFKILPIQKIKNLNDENIILEILKNLNSKTKILIISHILWNFGYKIPLKKISIELKNNREDSYLLVDGAQTFGHINIEKEVFYSDLYSITSHKWACGPEGLGAIYVSDRFIDETDPTIIGWKSLKKEQGIYEPSDNLFHDDARKFEIATSCIPLLAGLRNSLDLLDKDCHEKEKNKNIKKLSGKLWDELNQSRGVELVLEKKYLNGIVSFNIENIKDKDKYVKKLGEKKIWIRVLEDPKWFRACVHQMTTEAEIDLLAREIKKILT
- a CDS encoding methyltransferase domain-containing protein, whose protein sequence is MSESCCNTNTSNKASNQFDHKDAIQERYGSAALEKESCLCTPVGFNPVLLEAIPQEVIERDYGCGDPTKYVQKNDIVLDLGSGSGKNAFICAQIVGKEGKVIGVDQNPDMLCLSRSASKEVTKNIGFNNTEFLEGSIEKLDELDEDLNPLIADKSVDIILSNCVLNLVSPESRNNLLRNIKRVLNDNGRIAISDIVSNKKVPLRLQNDHDLWTGCISGAWYEPDFISDFKELGFKNLEFAERSAEPWKVIEDIEFRTVTLVGNI
- a CDS encoding DUF4278 domain-containing protein, with protein sequence MTTLTYRGKNYVQKKEAAKKQLVELTYRRNVYTNRMDDASSSNEKAELNYRGVNYTK
- a CDS encoding NifU family protein codes for the protein MSTETLSLTNENVEKVLDELRPFLISDGGNVEIAEIDGPIVKVRLQGACGSCPSSTMTLKMGIERKLKEMIPEISEVVQVL
- a CDS encoding malate:quinone oxidoreductase, which produces MTSSKNPTNDNSYFDAVLVGGGIMSSTLALLISEVLPDIKFLIIEKLNAPGSESTGAFNNAGTGHAANCELNYTPLDEKGNLKIDKALSINRSFETSMSLWASLYEAGKIDIKKFLKFIPHISFVSGQDNISFLKKRFQKMTENPEFIDMEFSTSFDEISSWAPLITKDRNPSTQIAATRIGRGTDINFEALTKEYLSLVSLNKNVEIRYKTELIDLMKIDKKQWELEISSEGRKTSIRTGYVFLGAGGKTINYLQKSKIPEAKSYGGFPVSGKWLICEKKDLTEKHNSKVYGKADIGSPPMSVPHLDTRWIDNKKLLLYGPFAGFTTKFLKQSSYFDLFSSIKKNNIFSMLDVGFKNNDLINYLISQSLKSHNSRVENLKNMMPSANPSDWYLKNAGQRVQIIKKTEGGGSLKFGTEIVNSSDGSLSALLGASPGASTAVSIMVEVLEKSVLFLNDKHNLKKKINDLIYPERTASQKNSTFIKEIKKRNNSIFGFHP